One bacterium genomic window, ATGGGCGGCCTGGCCGAGGCCAAGAAGGTCGCCGACCTGGCGGATACCTACTCGAAGGTCGTGGCACCCCATAACGTGAGCAGCCCCGTGGGCACGATCGCCGCATGCCACGTGATGGCCACCGTCCCGAACTTCCTCTTGCTCGAGTACCACGCACGCAAGATCCCCTGGTGGCAGGATCTGACGGATGGAGGCGCGATTCGAGAGGGGTACATCTATCTGACCGAAGCTCCCGGCCTGGGCGTGACCCTGAGGGAGGACGTGGTGCGCGCCCACCTCAAGCCCGGCATCCCCTGGTTCCCGTCGCGATGAAGATCACCGCGATTCGAGGTCACCGCGTCCCCAGCGCCCTGGGGTGGCCGTGGATCCTCGTCACCGTGGAGACCGACGCCGGGCTGACCGGCGTTGGGGACGCGACAAACTGGCCCGGCGGTCGCGCGGTCGAGGGCGCCATCGCCGAACTCGATGGTCTGCTGCGCGGGGAAGATCCCCGGCGGATCGGTCCCCTGTGGACCAAGATGCAGCACCACCTCACCTACGTGGGATCCGCGGGGGCGGCGGTTGGGGCGATCAGCGGCGTCGACATCGCGCTGTGGGATATCGCCGGCAAGTTGAGCGGGATGCCGGTCTATCAGCTCCTCGGCGGAGCCTACCGGACACGTATCCCGCTCTACGCCAACAACTGGTTTGCCGGAACCCCCCGCGAGCCCGAGGCGTTTGCCGAGGCGGCGCGGCGGATCGTCTCCCAGGGATACCGGGCGCTCAAGTTCGACCCGTTGACAGGCATCGATCCGGACAGCCGCGAGGCATCGCGGACCGCGCTGGAGGCGGCGGCGAGGATGGTCGAAGCGGTCAGGGCCGCCGTCGGCCCCGACATCGAGATCGCCGTCGACACGCACGCCCGCCTCGACGTGCCGTCGGTCATCCGCTTTGCCGAGATGCTCGAACCGTCACGGATCTGGTTTCTCGAGGAGCCCGTGGGGCCGGAGAACCCCGAGGCGATGGCCGACGTGAGGCGACGCGTCAAGGCGCTGATTTGCACCGGAGAACGGCTGTTCACGCGCCATGGATTCCGCCGCGTCCTGGAGAGCCACGCCGCGGATATCCTGATGCCCGACGTCGTGCGGACCGGCGGACTCTCAGAGACCAGGGCGATCGCGGCTTTGGCTGAGATGTATTATGTCCCCATCGCGCCCCACAACCCCAACTCACCGCTGTCGACCCTCGCGAGCGCCCACTTGTGCGCCGCGATTCCCAACTTCGCGCGCCTCGAGTTTCTGGCGGTCGATGCCCCCTGGCGGGACGACATCCTGACTGCGCCGCTCCCGGTCGAGGACGGCCATCTGGTGCTTTCCGACCGGGCGGGACTGGGGGTCGACGTCCGCTGGGATCGGGTGGAGCGGTTGCAGGTCAGCGCGCCGGCTTGAGAGAACGCGGAGGTGTGTAATGCCAGGGACCCCAATTTGGTACCAGACGGGGAGGGACAGCCGATGAGGATGACTCGGAGAGCATTCGTGAAGGCAGGCGGCGCCGCACTGGCGGGAATAGGCATGGCCGCCGCGGCTCCGCGATCGGTCCGCGCCGCGGGAGAGTACCAACCGCGAAAGGATCTCACGGGCGAGCTGACGGCGTGGGATTGGTCCGCGGCGCCCGACAAGTACGGCGAAGCCCAGCAGCAGGCGTTTTACACCTGGTTTCCCGAGCAACACCGGCAGCTTAGGTTTCGGATGACCATGTTCGGCTACACAGATATGCTCCCGAAGCTCGAGGTGAGCTTCAGGGGCGGCGGCGGCCCTGATGTCGTCCGCGTCGCGATCGCATGGTCCAGCCAGTTTGTCGAGGCAGACGCGTTTCACTCGATCGACCTGGCCCAACTCGGTCTCAAGGAGAGCGACTTCTGGCCGCAGGCACTGATGACCGTCCGGAAGCCCGGCAGCGTCGGCGGTCCGCTCTACGGCCTTCCGGCGAACAACGAGGCCATGATGTTGGTTTGGAACAAGGGCCTGTTCCGCGACGCGGGCCTGAACCCGGACAAGGCCCCGGCCACCTGGGATGAGCTCGCCGTCTTCTCAAAGCGGATCCGCGAGAAGACCGGCCAGTCTGGCTTTGGGCTCGTGGCCAAGCTCAACACCGGGAATACCCCGTTCCGGTTCGCGCCCGTGATGTGGGCATACGGCGGCAGCATCTTCGACGAGCTCAGCCCGTCGATCACCTGGAAGAACATCGGGATCGACTCGCCGGGCACGGTGGCCGCGCTCGAGCTCTACAACAGAATGTTCAACATCGACAAGAGCGTCGAGCCGTCCGCGCTGACAAATACTCAAGCCGATGTGACGACGCTGTTTCTGGGCGGCAAGGTGGCGATGATGATCGTGCATCCGTCCGATGCGGCGCAGGTGCACGGCCTCAACCCGAAGATCGGCCTTGGGGCCGGGTTGCTCCCCGCGGGCCCGGTCCGGCGGGCCGTCGTCTTCGGCGGCTCGAACCTCCACGTCCGCAAGGCGACGACAAACGTGGATCAAGCGCTGGAGTTCCTCCGGGCATACGAATCCCCGAACTGGAACGCCCGCCTCAGCGGCCTCGGGTCGAACCCGGCCAACCGCCAGGCGGAGCACGCTCCCGCGCAGAAGGAGCGCGAGAAGCTGCTGCTGTTCAACGAGGTCACGATCGAGATGATGAAGTACGGGGTCAGCGTGCCGCTGGTGTCGCAAGGCGCGCACATCTGGAACGAGACGATCCCGACGATGATCCAGAAGGTGCTGCTCAAACAGACCTCGGCAAAGCAGGCGGTGACGGAAGCCGCCGCGGAAATCCGGCAGGCGATGCGCGCCTAGCGTATCGCCGCACGCGTCTCCCCGCGTGCAGGTCGCAGGGGCGACGCGTGAACGCACAGGAGGTGTATGACGTGGACGCGGTGGGAGTGGCGGTCCGCGAGGGGGCGCGCCCCCTTCGTCCGCCGCTCCTTCCCCGCGTGCTTCCCTATCTCTTCGTGGCCCCGGCGGTGGCGCTGGTGCTCGTGGTCACGATCTATCCGTTCATATATTCCGTGTACCTCAGTTTCTTTGCGACCCCCAGCCGGTCCATGAATTTGACATTCACGGGGCTCGGGAACTACCGGGTGGTGTTCACGGATCCGGTGTTTTACCGCGTGATCCGCAACACCCTGGTGTGGACGGTCGTGAGCACGGCGATCGACGTCGTGCTGGGCCTCGTCGCGGCGGTCGCCGTCAACAATCTCAAGGTGCTCCGAGGGGCGGTCCGGGCCGCGCTCCTGCTGCCCTACGTCGTGGGGTACGTGGTCGCCAGTTACGCCTGGCTCTGGCTGTTGCACGGGGAGTACGGGCTGATCAACGGGGCGCTGGTCACGTGGCACCTCGTCCGAGAGCCCGTGTCATTTCTGGGCAACCTTTCGCTGGTGCTGCCGTCGCTGATCCTGGCAAATGTCTGGAAGACGTTCCCCTTCGCCATGTTGATGCTGCTCGCCGGGCTCCAGAATGTTCCCGAGCAACTCCTGATGGCGGCTAAGATGGATCGCGCCTCGCCGTGGCGGACGTTCTGGGAGGTCACCCTCCCGGCGATCTGGCCGGTGCTCACCGTCACCACGATGCTGCTCACCATCCACAACTTCAACAGCTTCACGATCCCGTGGATCATGACCGGGGGTGGCCCCCTCCACCGCTCCGAGATCATCACCAACTATATCTACAATC contains:
- a CDS encoding sugar ABC transporter permease, producing the protein MNAQEVYDVDAVGVAVREGARPLRPPLLPRVLPYLFVAPAVALVLVVTIYPFIYSVYLSFFATPSRSMNLTFTGLGNYRVVFTDPVFYRVIRNTLVWTVVSTAIDVVLGLVAAVAVNNLKVLRGAVRAALLLPYVVGYVVASYAWLWLLHGEYGLINGALVTWHLVREPVSFLGNLSLVLPSLILANVWKTFPFAMLMLLAGLQNVPEQLLMAAKMDRASPWRTFWEVTLPAIWPVLTVTTMLLTIHNFNSFTIPWIMTGGGPLHRSEIITNYIYNQAFTQLNFGLAAATSCVTFALLMMFAVAYVRALSRGEGAR
- a CDS encoding mandelate racemase/muconate lactonizing enzyme family protein; the encoded protein is MKITAIRGHRVPSALGWPWILVTVETDAGLTGVGDATNWPGGRAVEGAIAELDGLLRGEDPRRIGPLWTKMQHHLTYVGSAGAAVGAISGVDIALWDIAGKLSGMPVYQLLGGAYRTRIPLYANNWFAGTPREPEAFAEAARRIVSQGYRALKFDPLTGIDPDSREASRTALEAAARMVEAVRAAVGPDIEIAVDTHARLDVPSVIRFAEMLEPSRIWFLEEPVGPENPEAMADVRRRVKALICTGERLFTRHGFRRVLESHAADILMPDVVRTGGLSETRAIAALAEMYYVPIAPHNPNSPLSTLASAHLCAAIPNFARLEFLAVDAPWRDDILTAPLPVEDGHLVLSDRAGLGVDVRWDRVERLQVSAPA
- a CDS encoding extracellular solute-binding protein codes for the protein MTRRAFVKAGGAALAGIGMAAAAPRSVRAAGEYQPRKDLTGELTAWDWSAAPDKYGEAQQQAFYTWFPEQHRQLRFRMTMFGYTDMLPKLEVSFRGGGGPDVVRVAIAWSSQFVEADAFHSIDLAQLGLKESDFWPQALMTVRKPGSVGGPLYGLPANNEAMMLVWNKGLFRDAGLNPDKAPATWDELAVFSKRIREKTGQSGFGLVAKLNTGNTPFRFAPVMWAYGGSIFDELSPSITWKNIGIDSPGTVAALELYNRMFNIDKSVEPSALTNTQADVTTLFLGGKVAMMIVHPSDAAQVHGLNPKIGLGAGLLPAGPVRRAVVFGGSNLHVRKATTNVDQALEFLRAYESPNWNARLSGLGSNPANRQAEHAPAQKEREKLLLFNEVTIEMMKYGVSVPLVSQGAHIWNETIPTMIQKVLLKQTSAKQAVTEAAAEIRQAMRA
- a CDS encoding mandelate racemase/muconate lactonizing enzyme family protein: ELDRIAGLVGAVREEAGPGTDLLVDCHWKYNARDAVALATMLAPFRLRWLEDPVPPNDSEAHRFVTARSPIPICSGENRYLKEGFRDLIVDHGADIIAPDVPKMGGLAEAKKVADLADTYSKVVAPHNVSSPVGTIAACHVMATVPNFLLLEYHARKIPWWQDLTDGGAIREGYIYLTEAPGLGVTLREDVVRAHLKPGIPWFPSR